A genomic region of Pseudodesulfovibrio sp. S3 contains the following coding sequences:
- a CDS encoding response regulator transcription factor, which produces MSAQKILVVEDHRDTRELLKYNLTAAGFDVAAAEDGQLGFNLAQAFKPDIILLDLMMPGTDGLEVCRQLKGDPGLARIPVIMLTAKGDEVDKIVGLELGADDYVVKPFSPRELILRIKAVLRRYGAPEPNAPKLWEREGLRVDFEAHLITIDGEEIALTATEFKLLTVLVSGTGKVQTRDNLLDTVWDTHFEGYSRTVDTHVRRLRQKLGPYAPWIETIRGVGYRFKA; this is translated from the coding sequence GTGTCAGCCCAAAAAATACTGGTGGTCGAAGATCACAGAGACACACGTGAACTGCTAAAATACAATCTCACTGCCGCCGGTTTCGACGTGGCCGCAGCTGAAGACGGTCAACTCGGCTTCAACCTCGCCCAGGCGTTCAAACCGGACATCATTCTTCTGGATCTGATGATGCCCGGCACTGACGGACTGGAAGTCTGCCGACAACTCAAGGGCGATCCAGGCCTGGCCCGGATTCCTGTCATCATGCTCACTGCCAAGGGCGACGAAGTGGACAAGATCGTGGGTCTGGAACTCGGGGCCGACGACTATGTGGTCAAACCCTTCTCTCCTCGCGAACTGATCCTGCGCATCAAGGCCGTTCTGCGCCGCTACGGCGCACCCGAACCCAACGCTCCAAAATTGTGGGAGCGGGAAGGGCTCAGGGTTGACTTCGAAGCACATCTTATCACCATCGACGGTGAGGAAATCGCCCTCACAGCCACGGAGTTCAAACTCCTGACCGTGCTCGTGTCCGGGACCGGCAAGGTCCAGACCCGCGACAATCTCCTTGATACGGTCTGGGATACCCACTTCGAAGGCTACTCCCGCACCGTGGACACCCATGTCCGCCGCCTGCGCCAGAAACTCGGCCCCTATGCCCCCTGGATCGAAACCATCCGAGGCGTAGGCTACCGCTTCAAGGCCTAA